The genomic window GTTCAACGGCTGCCCCTAAGTTAGGAGGACGACAACGTGCTTATGCTCGTGATCACCAGGATGTAAACTCACCAATAGTTAAACCTGGGGAAGCAACTTTGCCAGTCGGCTCTTTGTCATCCAATGGCACGACTGCCCTTGATGCAGAAACTTTAAAGCAACTCCGTCAACTACTCGCCAACGGCTACCGCCTTGGCATTGAATATGTAGATCAGCGTCGATTTCGGACTAATTCTTGGCAAAACTATGCAACGGTGACTGGGGGAGAACAGATGGCGATCGCGACTCTAGAAGCTTGTCTGAGTGAGCATCCCCAAGACTATGTGCGCTTAGTTGCCATTGAGCCAAAGGCTCGCCGTCGCCTCAGCGAGGTTATCATTCAACGACCCCGTTAATGGTGCAGTCCTGCTACGTAAGTTCTTGGTTACGCAGCAATGCCGCTACCTGTCAAATACAGCAGCGCCATACGAATTGCTACTCCACTGGTGACTTGTTGAGAGATCAGGCTAATTGAGGGATCATCCATTAAGGCTGAACTGATTTCCACTCCTCGATTAACTGGCCCAGGATGCAAAACTTTCACCGTTGGTTTACAGCAACGCAGGCGATCGTGGGTAATGCCAAAGGTTTGATGGTAATCGCGTAAGCTAGGTAGCAATTGTTCCGTCATGCGCTCTCGCTGGAGCCGCAATGTCATCACAAAATCAGCATCTTCCAAGGCTGGTGGCAATGACCAGTGAAGATAGAGGCGACGAGATGATGGATAGGCGATACTAGCATTTTCCTGATTAGTTTCCAGATACTGAGCAAACCACTGAGGCAACAGGGTTGGTGGTGCTGCTAGATGAACTTCCGCGCCACCCATGGTCAGACTCCACAAGTTGGAGCGGGCAACGCGGGAATGGAGAATATCCCCCACGATCGCGATTTTTTTACCCTCTAGCAAGGATAAGCGAGGATTTTTGGGATCCAATATAGTGCAAATGGTGAACAAATCTAGGAGAGCTTGGGAAGGATGCTCATGCTGTCCGTCACCTGCATTTAAGATGCTGACATGGGTGCCTTGACGTTCCATTTCACGGGCGATCGCTTGGGGTACCCCTGCGTCTCGATGGCGAACCACCATAATATCTGCCCCCATCGCCAGATAGGTGAGGGCAGTATCCAGAATAGTCTCCCCCTTGGTCAAAGATGATGTTCCCGGAGCAAAGTTGAGGGTATCTGCTGAGAGGCGCTTAGCTGCTAGCTCGAAACTATTGCGGGTGCGAGTTGATGACTCGAAAAACAAATTTGCAACAACCTGACCCTGAAGTGCAGGTACTTTCTTAGTAGGACGGGATAGTACTTCCTGAAAGCTTGCTGCCGTTTGCAATACGGTATCGTAGTCGCTGGGGGTAAATGTGGCTAGGGACAGAATATGGCGGTGAGTCCAATTAGGAGACATAGTTAGAGTTAGATGGCTCTGGGTTGCTAGATTTTCGGTGACGGCGTTCATCTAGCCACTGTTGCAGGATAATAGCTGCTGCCTTGCGATCGACTTCGCCCTTATACCGACTAGGAGATATTCCTGCCGATCGCAGCATCTCTTCAGCCTGGACACTAGTCAGCCGCTCATCCACGTAGTCAACAGGGAGTTTAAGCGCGGCTGCTAGACTAGTTGCCGTTTTTTGCACCTGTTTTGCCTGAGAACCTAACTCGCCTGCCATTGTATAGGGCAGTCCTACAACCAGCACTTGAACATTGCGCTCTGTCACGATTTGCTGCAGCTCAGTTACTAACTGGGCAAAAGATCGGCGATGAATGGTAGTGATGCCAGTAGCAATTAGGCCGGTACCATCGCAACCAGCCACCCCCACTCGCTTCTTGCCAATGTCTAAGCCCAATGCCGACAAAAATTGCCCAGCCATGATAGGTGTCTCCCTACATGGACATGCTAGTTAGGTAGTCACTTAGGGGTGGCTAACCAACCAGCACTCAAAACAACCGTAATCCCCATAAATAGGATGCTTAGTGTCCAGGTGACCCGGTTAAGGGTTGTTTCAGCACTCTTGGTACTAGTAAACAGTTGAGCCTGTCCGCCAATGCCACCTAGTCCGTCACCTTTGGGACTGTGGAGTAGCACTAGCACAATTAGGCCGATCGCAGAAACTGTCCAAACAAATTCGAGGATTTGAGTTAAGGTCATAACTTGTAATCACAATTCGCTATTAGGTTTTGTGGCTAGTCGTATGGTTGAAATTACCCATGCTTAGGTAAAAAACGATCAACAACCTGATGGAACCAGGAGTTACAGCCCAACTTTCACGGGTGTGCGGTTAGCACGGAAGTCAACCAGAGATGGTTCGATCAAGGAACGACCAGTCATTTCTGGGGGCTGAGGCAACTGTAAAATATGCAAAATAGTTGGGGCAATGTCGGCTAACCGACCATCTTTGCGCAACTTTAGATCAGTGCCATGACCAGGGATTTTACGCCCCTCTCCTTCTACCACAATAAACGGA from Cyanobacteriota bacterium includes these protein-coding regions:
- a CDS encoding aspartate carbamoyltransferase catalytic subunit, which translates into the protein MSPNWTHRHILSLATFTPSDYDTVLQTAASFQEVLSRPTKKVPALQGQVVANLFFESSTRTRNSFELAAKRLSADTLNFAPGTSSLTKGETILDTALTYLAMGADIMVVRHRDAGVPQAIAREMERQGTHVSILNAGDGQHEHPSQALLDLFTICTILDPKNPRLSLLEGKKIAIVGDILHSRVARSNLWSLTMGGAEVHLAAPPTLLPQWFAQYLETNQENASIAYPSSRRLYLHWSLPPALEDADFVMTLRLQRERMTEQLLPSLRDYHQTFGITHDRLRCCKPTVKVLHPGPVNRGVEISSALMDDPSISLISQQVTSGVAIRMALLYLTGSGIAA
- the ruvX gene encoding Holliday junction resolvase RuvX, giving the protein MAGQFLSALGLDIGKKRVGVAGCDGTGLIATGITTIHRRSFAQLVTELQQIVTERNVQVLVVGLPYTMAGELGSQAKQVQKTATSLAAALKLPVDYVDERLTSVQAEEMLRSAGISPSRYKGEVDRKAAAIILQQWLDERRHRKSSNPEPSNSNYVS
- the secG gene encoding preprotein translocase subunit SecG, whose translation is MTLTQILEFVWTVSAIGLIVLVLLHSPKGDGLGGIGGQAQLFTSTKSAETTLNRVTWTLSILFMGITVVLSAGWLATPK